The following nucleotide sequence is from Cydia splendana chromosome 11, ilCydSple1.2, whole genome shotgun sequence.
acatttttacccgaggcaatttttagagcaccgtacaaaactttgttcacggtgctcttatgggatcacttcggtcttgcaaatcggttaaatgcgtttttctcaaagaccgtttggtgtaggtacctaaaatttggaacagttatggcaagtaccatcactaacactatgaataagtcaaaactgcttatttcttatttaagggggaaatttagggggtcgAGAGGGGTaggctgaatttttttttatttgtaagaatcgtgtggggtaccattagaaagcttgcaaaaaattgagtcgacggactgattttgacttcattttagagtgcaatagtttcgataaaaaatgcatttaaagttgcaagttttcatacaaaaaatttcacctctgtcctggcgattttcgcgaaaactatagctaacaagcagctgaccagtcaatatcCAACTAATAcaagcatggagacggcgggaaaattatcaggttaactctatctttattagtttttaaactgcagcttgatctttggttgcttagggctacctaattgatgcttacactggtcatttcatattaggcagtagttttagcgagaaagatccttagttaaaactttggcattgaaatttatgacttatgtctttgacacaaagtttaattctgcttgcttatttttgtgggatatttaattttatctgaATAGCCTgctataagtatgagagagatctacaaaatacaaccttattatattgcaaataagtttaaatttcgaacgggctttccaaccaatggaCTAGGTATCTCAAAAATctgaaaaattcaaattaagaattccgttctttactgtcgttgtgttttgtttttcacAATAGGAAACATAGAGTTAGTAAAGCGTATAGAGataataaagtcatttaatGTTTATTAACAGCTATGGCCTCATCTACCTATAGATTTTACTAAGTACCATTAcatttatgtattaattttattcagtatgtatatttttaaacggATCGGTGAGAGCAGCAACCAGATACCGTTCTgttactaaaaaaataattttggaagacCTGTATAGTATATGACAGTTAAAATTCACAGTTTTCGGAAACAaaggtaaagttgacgaaatataaagtaagcCGATCTTGATCAAACTTGTTTGAGAGATCGGctaactttatatttcgtcaaccttacaGCCAGTGACAAAAATGTCAGTAATGATTTAGTACCTACTCATGAATCCCAGTTctactaaaatatattttcttttaaaaactgATTTACAATAAGTCCAAAATTGTGCGGTaaggtaggtttatattcaaattgtactaaaacttagacatttattattacttattgctGTGACTTTTATGAAACATGAGCAAATTGATTAATACTTTACGTTAATTACATTTTGTGTCAGAAACAAGCCAAAACGTCAAAAACCGTTAAATGCCGAATCACAAACTTAATTGAAATATTATTCCTTTTTGAGTCGTGCCTGCccagtctacaagtttaaaatacaacaaTTGCGACTATATCAAAGATTATCATGAGGttgtatatatgtcgcagtcggatcgtataatccgccgtattacattacggctagccgatttcaaaaacaggggcgttttgaaatgcggcggtttaacgattagccggattgaatgcggctgaatgagaatccgccggaatgtattcggcgccatacgttcttcaacacggctagccgtaatgtaatacagcgagtcattagccgccgctttgacagtttttagttcccatttttaacacctgtggcgctgcctgacaaacgctggggtgtccatcaaatctggagttcgtcggattgtttcttttcaaaaaacatttccttagcaacttaactagacgcggggctcctatttctgagcggtttgcccttcgggcatctgaagctacctaacgaacctaacctacctacctattgatttagtgagacgtccgtgaaaacattacactttggggaaaaaagcgtaggtaggtaagtaggttaggttcgttaggtagcttcagatgcccgaagggcaaaccgcccagaaataggagccccgcttgcggggctccgtctatttaagttgtgaaggaaatgttttggaaaagaaacacatgtagtgcggtggaaccatggtaaaaataaattaaattgcaaatattttcaaactccggttacgtaggcgactgaaagaactggtcactctacaatctaaaatagtagtacgatgcggctaaacgtaggccgccttattgaagaacgtatcgcaatgacaatccggctaatcgtcgaaccgccgcatttcaaaacgcccctgtttttgaaaacggctagccgtaatgtaatacggcggattatacgatctgactacgacatatatacctAGTATTTTTGACTGATTTAGTTTTTCATGCTCGAAGTTGCTTGTCAACTCTGACGTAAGTATATTAAATTGTCAACTATTTTGGTGTTTGAAAGAAACAATAATATTGAAAATGTTCAGTTCAGACAAGTGGAAGAATATACTTCAGTATGTTATGGATgctagcaagatgtaaaaacaaCAGTTTAGCGGAATGTCAGTTTACGAAATGGTTTGTACAAATTACAGAGAAATTCATAATAGTTTGTTTCTACTAGAAATGTGCCTTCACCAAACGTTTTAGATAAACGGTAGGCCTATATTACAGGGTgacccaaaaatacgttgacaagattttttctaattattttattaagtacttacataactagtacaaaataagttaaaaattaaaactacactCTTTTTATGCAACATAAATTAATTGTCTTCAAAATAGCCTGTTTTCACGTTGATACATAAACGaaaacgtttgttaaaattttcaccGAAATGCCGCAGCTCCTCCTTCCCATTCTTTGGTAAGTGTTGCTTTCAGAGCGTTAATATTTTTGTGTTTAATAGCACATGTCCTAGTCTCTAAGATTGACTGCAAACTATAATCCATTGGATTTAGATCAGACGTGTAGGGTGGCCAATTTTTTGAACTTATGAATCAGGAAAAATTAGCAGTGGTGCAAAGATAAATTTTCCCGGATTCATAAGTTCAAAAGAGTGGGCACCCTACTCGCCTGATTTAAATCCAATGGATTATAGTTGGTGGTCAATCTTAAAGACAAGGGTCTGTGCTACTAAACACAAAAGTGTAAACGCTCTAATAGCAACACTTACCAGAGAATAGGAAAAAATATCCTTGGAGGAGCTGCGGCATTTTggtgaaaattttaacaaagAGTGTAGTTttgatttttaacttattttgtgctagttatgtaagtacttaataaaataattagaaaaaatgTTGCCAACGTAATTTTGGGCCATCCTGTATAATACGTTCTTGACTTCGGTTGGCCGAAATGAGACTATTACGATTTTTCCTCATTACACCTCCAAGATGAGGTTGATTGTTAGTGTTGGAAAGCTGTAATTTGGTATGGATATATAAATCAAACAACCCGACAAGGTGGTAAATAAAATCTCTAAgctcaaaaaaatatatgtatctaAGGTACATAAGGGTAAGGTAGGtgtaggtaaggtaaggtaaggctTTATAACTTCTACATTACCTATACTCTAGCCCAGAGGCCTTTAATAAAAGTCCAAACTCCAAGGTCCCAGAGCTCCCAGACATTACGTACTTATTTCCTCGTGAATAAAATATATGGGATAAATTAGTATTAAAAGTATCCAAACTTAAACCCACCTAGGGATGTGTGGtacggtgctctgaacaccgtagtcttgacttcgtgcgTGGCCAATTATTtagtctgagcgaagcgaagaccaaaatagtagacgagggtaaaaatggacatttatgcccttgttgtacactctgcttttcacttcgattgcgaggaaaaataaattatatttttcacggcaatttacaccacgaaattgtcgtaaagcgaaagaacataatacataggtaaccaattcccgccaacgaactttttaatttttttttttattttcaacatgtgatcactgtaatcagagtttcagacgcttggttttctgccaagtcaaacatttcagagcatttttgaacgataattgactcctattttatgtgatttactaaatttaatgacagaaaatacggatttctaataaattgtggcaaaaataaaataatataacaaagtTTTGTCATCtgcacaattttattgctcagtaaaattgtgcaatatgttttaactgtttggctgttgagaccgattaccttagtcttagaaaaaaaatacttttatgctctagagcataaaatgcgattttatgtcgtctacgcacgacataaaggttcactttttgagcatgagaagtgaaaaacctCTTTTCCGAATCCGATTATTTAGTAAAAAGAAAGAAACTTAAGTTGTCTTTATTAACGCGATTTTTAAACGCATTATCTCACATATAAAAGGTCAAGGGTCATCATTTTTGAGCGATAATATTATCTGGCGgcctagcatgagttgcgttctcgcgcgcgactccatacatcgcGACTTCAaatatggactcgcgcgcgagaacgcaacttatgctagacagCCAGATAAACATCAAAGAGGTCCGATAATAACACATCACTTAATAGAGACGCGTTCTCTTGATGGAGAGTAATAAGCTAATGAGTACTAATCGACTTTAATATCAGTCTTTAAGTCACACACGGCGACTTTTTGCAGCGATTCTGTCGCGCGTTTCGTGAACGCGCACATTTGCAACGAGCGACAGAAGCGATATATGTACACGCGCTGTTTTATCGCTTCTGCATCGATGCCAACATTGCCAATGGGGTGCCGATTGCCGATGCCGCGGCTGTGCGGGCTCAGACAGGCTACTACTGAATCGTGGCTGTATCGATGCAAAGTCGCAGCTATATCGCGACTGTAGCGATGCTGAATGGTAGCAAGGCAGAATTGTATTTACGTGTGCGAGGGTACACGACCAGTGACAACATCAAATGCAAAACGCCGCTGTGTGCGACCTCCCTAAGAGATGACATGCTAAAGTTCCGCAAACGTTCATGTCAAATAGATAAAGACTTgtcattaagtaatttataacaaatatttacaactcGTAAGggaataattatgtattattaacTGTAGTATAAAGTATACTTACTCGTAATTTTCTGACATCGGCCAGTAATCCATGTGCCACGGTCGACTGAAGTAGACTTATTTGATTTAGGTATTGGTGAATTATGGTGCTCATTGAGATAGTTGTGCTTCTATTAATCCTAGTTTACTGCTATGGAACAAGGACTTTCAGTTACTGGTCTAAACGTGGTGTAAAACACGACCCGCCCATTCCGTTACTTGGCACGTCCAAGCGGCAACTCTTTTGGCAGATCAGTCACTCTGAAATCTATGATGAGATGTACTGGAAGTACCCTCAGGAAAGATACGTCGGATATTACTTAACCACGACCCCGCTTCTTATCTTAAGGGACCCAGACTTAGTAAAGCGCGTTTTAGCGTCCGATTTCAGCTATTTCTACTCAAGATCGGTGCATCCGCTAGATGATGTACCAGAACCATTATTAAATAACCTCTTTTCATGCGAGGGAGACTTATGGAAATTTCTGCGGCAGAAAATGACACATGCTTTTTCATCCGCGAAGTTAAAAGCCATGTTTCCTCTGATTATTTCTAGAGCCGAAAAGTTACAGCTACTTGCAGCCGAGGCGGCCTCTAGAGGTACAGAAGTAGACGTACTAGAACTCATGGCACGTTATACCACTGATTTTATAGGTGCTTGTGGATTTGGCCTCGATACAGAAGCCCTAAACGACGAAAACTCAATTTTTAGACGGGTAGGACGTCGCATATTCCATAACACAACACGTGATTCAATTGTGATGTTTTGTAAATTTATGATGCCTAGTGTATTTACGAGTTTACATTTCTTCTCCCAGTTTGTGGAGAAAAATATGATGGatcttgtaaaaaatataatggctCAGAGAGAGTACAAACCTTCAGGTAGAAACGACTTTATTGATTTGCTTCTGGAAGTGAAAGCAAAAGGGAAGATCACGGCAAACTCTTTCATCGAGACTAATCCTAGTAGAACTCCGTGCGTTGCAGAATTTGAGTTGGATGATAAGTTGATGGCAGCGCAAGTATTTGTGTTTTTTGGCGCCGGGTTAGAGACGTCATCAAATTCTTCCAGCTATATGTTACATGAGTTAGCCCATCATCCTGAATACCAGAAAAAGTGTCAAGAGGAAATTGATGAGGTGTTCGCGCGACATGAAAACAAATTGTGCTATGACGCAATTAAAGAAATGAAGTATCTTGCAATGTGTTACAGGTGAATATTCATTTACATTGCTAAACTCTCACACATATAACACAAAGTATTGTTGGTCTTACTCACTGATTTGGCCGCTATAAGAAAGGTAGCATCTTATACTAACACGCACTATCAATAAAGTGTCGTTTGCTGTACCTTTTAAcagaaattattttaagaaaaatatgCACAGTCGGCCTATATATATTtactgtaggtaagtacatatgtGAAACCTATAAGATATAGAATGCAGTAATCTCGTCTCATTCTAACATACCTACAAATAGTAAAGACCCTTACACGATTACTCGTGCGCGGGTACGAATTTAGGTagactgttttttttgtttttagcgAAACGCTCCGCGTTTTCCCGCCAGTTGGGTACTTGATGCGGAAATGTACGAAGCCCTACAATATCCCAGGCACTGATATTACCTTGGACCCGGGAGTGAAGGTGGTGATTCCGACTAAATCGTTTCACAACGATCCCCGGTACTGGGAAGACCCGGAACTATTCCGTCCGGACAGATTTCATCCGGATAACATCGCGAAAATCAACAAAAGTATATATTTGCCGTTCGGAGATGGACCAAGGAATTGTATAGGTGAGGGTTTTGTTCGTACATATGAATGGTTGTAGTCTCAATATCAAAGTAACAATTAACAAGGCAAGTAAGGTAAGGTAGGTAAGTGTTAACGACTTAAATATCAAAATCCTGTTAGCAAAACTTGACGGATCGCTGCTTTATGTCGATGACATATATACTTACCTCTCTAGATATGAAAATACTTACAAATCATTACAGAAAAAAACTTTTCCGTTAACTAATTTATCTGCCCAAGGCTGGGAATATTTCGTATATCATAATAAGTAATTAGATTATTTGATTTTAAGTATGTAACAGTGAAATAATTCAAGCTTACTCAACACTTTTACTATCCCAGGTACCTACTAAACGCAAGTTCGACTGCCCCAATTTATTCAACTGATCTATCAGTTCGGTACAAAAGCAGAACGATGGGTTGTATACTAGCTAATCGAGCTCTCATAATTGTCTGGTATGCCTACATCGGCAAATGCCAAACGAACGAAATATCACGTGAATATTTCCAAACATtgtttaagtttcgattggcattCTCTATCAAAGATTGTCATCCTGTATAGGCTTCTTTGGatataaatatagtaaatacaCTCTTTACCTGATTTCACTTGCAATTCACAGGAGAGCGACTCGGAATCATGCAATCTCTGGCTGGTCTGGCGGCACTGCTCAGCCAATTCTCCGTGGCACCAGGAAAGAGCACAGTCCGTCATCCACCTCTCGACCCAAAAGTGTTCCTTGTGCAGAGCGTGCTTGGTGGCTTGCCGCTAATGGTCGTCCCTAGAAACAAAAACTTGTGATGTAAACCAAATTCTCAGAGGACAAACACTTAAACAAAATATAACGGGTAAAATATAAGCTTctgtcaaatctaacaaacaGTTGATAATCGTTTATCGCTATTTTGAAAATTCAGTTAGAAAGAGATAAAATTTAACAGAGGATTGTCAAAGTTGCTAAAGGTTGTTACTCACGTGCCAGTCATATTTAGCGCGAAATGTTTAGGACGTGTCGACCATCAATGTGGCCGCGACGCAAACATCACAGCACTCATACTCCCTCAAGAAATATGATTTTTGATTACttaatacttatgtatataAATGTGTACCTTAAATATATCGTTCATATCGTTAtgttttaacatatttttattattcatcTGGTCCGATCTGCTCTAAACGTCAAGATAAATAATAACTAGGTAAAAGTATGTGCCCTGATTCCCTGATCCCCGCGCGATTTGTATGTGATCCCGATTTAACCATGTGACGCGGTAAACAATGTAATATTGGATAGATCCATGTCTACGGAAAATATATATTCATATAATAGCATAttaaatgaatggtagtgctgctgtcgttggaaatggactgtcaccttaggTCAtctttaaggtgacagtccattcaCCCCAGGCGAATTCAGGTGATCAAGTCCCGTGTTATTTATGAAAGAATGAGACATGGAAAAGTTCTAAATTATAATAGTGCTTATCAAATTTACTATTTATTGTCGCATTGTATTATTAAGTCCCATAATTAAAAGTCAGATAATAAAGTAAGTACAACCATTGTTCATGTTTTGTAGATTACTATAGTAGATTACTATCATTCAAAAGTTTCTTTTCAATTAAACTATAATTCTCGGCCAGTGTCTAATACGCCACCGCCGGCTGAAGTAGTCagtgtttatttaattatttatatgtatttatattattattttcatattatttacattatttttatgtaaatatggtGCTCATTATAGCAGTGGTAGTTCTATTGATCCTAGTGTACTGCTATGGAACCCGGACCTTCAGTTATTGGTCTAAGCGAGGAGTCAAACATGACCCGCCCATTCCGTATCTTGGCACGGCCAAGCGACAGCTCTTTTTTCAAACCAGTCACTTTGAGATCTTTGACGAGATGTACTGGAAATACCCGCAGGAAAGATACGTTGGGTATTACTATACGACCACGCCGCTCATCATCCTGAGAGATCCAGAATTAGTTAAGCGATTTTTAGCAACAGATTTTAACTACTTCTACTCCAGATCAGTTTTTCCCCTACATGGCGTACCAGAACCGTTAATGAATAACCTTTTTGCGGCCGACGGAAACTTGTGGAGGTTTCTGCGGCAGAAGATGACACATGCGTTTTCATCTGCAAAATTAAAAGCCATGTATCCTTTGATTCTTTCTAGAACCGAAAAATTACAGCAACTTGCTGCCGAGTCTGCGTCGAGAGGTACAGAAGTAGACGTACTAGAACTCATGGCACGTTATACCACTGATTTTATTGGTGCTTGCGGATTTGGTCTCGACACAGAAGCTCTTAACGACGAAAACTCGATGTTTAGACGTGTTGGACATCGCATATTCCATACCACCACCCGTGATGCGATTGTgatgttttgtaaaataatgaTGCCCAGTTTATTTAAGAGTTTACATTACTTCTCCGAGTTTATAGAGAAAAATATGTTTGAACTTATAAAAAGTATAATGGCTCAGAGGGAGTATAAGCCATCAGGCAGAAACGATTTCATAGATTTACTTCTTGAAGCGAAAGCAAAAGGGAATACTGCGGAATATTCTTCATACGAGACAAATCTCAGTGAAAGTCCCTGTCTTGCGGCGCTGGAATTGACTGAGGAGCTTATGGCTGCGCAAGTATTCGTGTTCTTTAGCGCCGGGTTCGAGACGTCGTCGAATTCGTCCAGCTATATGCTACATGAGTTAGCCTATCATCCTGAATACCAAAAGAAGTGTCAAGAGGAAATTGATGAAGTGCTCGCGCGATATGAAAACAAATTGTCTTATGACGCTATCAAAGAAATGAAGTATCTGGCTATGTGTTACAggtgaatataaatatatttagattGTTTAACTTACACACATGACACATAATATTTTTGTTAGAACTCCTAAAGAcatcaggcggcgtagcacggtcgcgtttttatcccttgtcaccatgcctgtcacgttctaacaagtatgtaagtgcgaaagggacgcgcatagtgatagacgataaaaatggaaccgtgctgcgcccgcaggtGTGTCATAaagttcttatttttatttcgatGTTGACGTTATTAGCGTAACCACAGCCTGCAGAAAAACTGTTAGATAGTTAAACATTTTAGAATTTCTGTTAAGTATTAAAAGTTTAATATGCTTCCGACgggttacaatacaatacaatacaaatactctttattgcacacctcaataaaagaagacaatacaaaagaaaacagaaatacaagcagaggtaaacaacaggcagtCTCATCGCTAAAAAGCACTACTACTAGGGTTACTAATGGATAAGGTACCGAATTTTTTTGCCAGATTTTCATATCCCAAACAATCTATCCCAAAAACATAAAAGCCAACTAATTATTTCCTAACTAAACTATATTTATAAGCgacttatataaatattttccaagagaACGATATGCAAAAAATAATTGTCATTTCCTTACTTTGGCAacatttattttaccaaattttaattactcgAAATTATTAGTTgccaaagaatacaaaaaccaTAAGATAACACATGTAACAGTTATCaaataaaaaagtgtcaatttttatttgtacaaattttaattactccaaagaatacaaaaaccaAAACAAAACGTCACAGGCTTATGTATTTTGgcaattacttatttttatttatttaatatacatactttaaataattcaaaatttagTAAGGTCAAATATTACAGGACAAACTATGTCAAAAATTATTATCGTTTCGCCCCCCGACCCCGCTCTTGGTAGCTTTCGTGTGGTTTATACTAAAGCAACATACCTATTCAAAAGTATGACTTAATTGATAAAAAACAATTGTGGCATATACCAATCccttttttttaaagcaagtgagacccggcaaccggtcgacgaagccccgcttcgcggggcttctattttctgctctaaggaacacaaggtaactaacgaacctatctagg
It contains:
- the LOC134794810 gene encoding cytochrome P450 6B6-like isoform X2 → MVLIEIVVLLLILVYCYGTRTFSYWSKRGVKHDPPIPLLGTSKRQLFWQISHSEIYDEMYWKYPQERYVGYYLTTTPLLILRDPDLVKRVLASDFSYFYSRSVHPLDDVPEPLLNNLFSCEGDLWKFLRQKMTHAFSSAKLKAMFPLIISRAEKLQLLAAEAASRGTEVDVLELMARYTTDFIGACGFGLDTEALNDENSIFRRVGRRIFHNTTRDSIVMFCKFMMPSVFTSLHFFSQFVEKNMMDLVKNIMAQREYKPSGRNDFIDLLLEVKAKGKITANSFIETNPSRTPCVAEFELDDKLMAAQVFVFFGAGLETSSNSSSYMLHELAHHPEYQKKCQEEIDEVFARHENKLCYDAIKEMKYLAMCYSETLRVFPPVGYLMRKCTKPYNIPGTDITLDPGVKVVIPTKSFHNDPRYWEDPELFRPDRFHPDNIAKINKSIYLPFGDGPRNCIGERLGIMQSLAGLAALLSQFSVAPGKSTVRHPPLDPFVFLVQSVLGGMPLMLVPRKKNV
- the LOC134794810 gene encoding cytochrome P450 6B6-like isoform X1, whose amino-acid sequence is MVLIEIVVLLLILVYCYGTRTFSYWSKRGVKHDPPIPLLGTSKRQLFWQISHSEIYDEMYWKYPQERYVGYYLTTTPLLILRDPDLVKRVLASDFSYFYSRSVHPLDDVPEPLLNNLFSCEGDLWKFLRQKMTHAFSSAKLKAMFPLIISRAEKLQLLAAEAASRGTEVDVLELMARYTTDFIGACGFGLDTEALNDENSIFRRVGRRIFHNTTRDSIVMFCKFMMPSVFTSLHFFSQFVEKNMMDLVKNIMAQREYKPSGRNDFIDLLLEVKAKGKITANSFIETNPSRTPCVAEFELDDKLMAAQVFVFFGAGLETSSNSSSYMLHELAHHPEYQKKCQEEIDEVFARHENKLCYDAIKEMKYLAMCYSETLRVFPPVGYLMRKCTKPYNIPGTDITLDPGVKVVIPTKSFHNDPRYWEDPELFRPDRFHPDNIAKINKSIYLPFGDGPRNCIGERLGIMQSLAGLAALLSQFSVAPGKSTVRHPPLDPKVFLVQSVLGGLPLMVVPRNKNL
- the LOC134794810 gene encoding cytochrome P450 6B2-like isoform X3, with amino-acid sequence MVLIIAVVVLLILVYCYGTRTFSYWSKRGVKHDPPIPYLGTAKRQLFFQTSHFEIFDEMYWKYPQERYVGYYYTTTPLIILRDPELVKRFLATDFNYFYSRSVFPLHGVPEPLMNNLFAADGNLWRFLRQKMTHAFSSAKLKAMYPLILSRTEKLQQLAAESASRGTEVDVLELMARYTTDFIGACGFGLDTEALNDENSMFRRVGHRIFHTTTRDAIVMFCKIMMPSLFKSLHYFSEFIEKNMFELIKSIMAQREYKPSGRNDFIDLLLEAKAKGNTAEYSSYETNLSESPCLAALELTEELMAAQVFVFFSAGFETSSNSSSYMLHELAYHPEYQKKCQEEIDEVLARYENKLSYDAIKEMKYLAMCYSETLRVFPAAGFLMRKCQKPYIIPGTDIKLDPGVKVVVPVKSFHKDPLYWEDPEQFRPDRFHPDNMAKINKNIYLPYGDGPRKCIGERLGIMQSLAGLAALLSQFSVAPGKSTVRHPPLDPFVFLVQSVLGGMPLMLVPRKKNV